A genomic segment from Coccinella septempunctata chromosome 3, icCocSept1.1, whole genome shotgun sequence encodes:
- the LOC123310033 gene encoding 39S ribosomal protein L19, mitochondrial, with amino-acid sequence MLTTIRIVIKPRVLKWKNVNGFRNCSNAAEPKSVENKVVESSKKNLLTYRHIYPEFLPDPNVKFRNVIREKLERKDMISRRSQVAIPEFYVGSILAVTISDKHSPGRSERFVGICIQRLGCGLRATFLLRNVIDNEGVEVLYELYDPSIQRIEVLRLEKRLDDELLYLRDSYPEYSTFDVNMTAELISEDTPIPVNTTKVKLKPRPWTQRWERKNLQGVENINLPQKFWDKAAKVAKPWEKYDLMKTYMKTIPEEEQTEIFDDIKNQLQKLEITRKKLKRARTFVRPVKLA; translated from the exons ATGTTGACAACTATAAGAATTGTAATCAAACCCCGAGTACTCAAGTGGAAGAATGTAAACG gttTTCGAAATTGTTCTAATGCCGCTGAACCTAAAAGTGTTGAAAACAAGGTAGTGgaaagttcaaaaaaaaatctcttAACATATCGCCACATATATCCGGAATTTTTACCGGATCCAAAtgtgaaatttcgaaatgttaTTCGTGAAAAATTAGAAAGGAAAGATATGATATCACGTAGGAGTCAAGTAGCTATACCGGAATTCTATGTTG GATCTATATTGGCAGTCACAATTTCGGACAAGCATTCTCCTGGTAGAAGTGAGAGATTTGTTGGAATTTGCATTCAAAGACTAGGATGTGGATTAAGAGCCACATTCTTACTGAGGAATGTTATTGATAATGAG GGAGTTGAAGTATTATATGAACTGTATGATCCATCTATTCAAAGGATTGAAGTATTAAGGTTGGAGAAAAGATTAGATGATGAATTATTATATCTGAGGGACTCTTATCCAGAGTACAGTACATTTGATGTTAATATGACTGCTGAATTGATTTCAGAAG ATACTCCTATACCTGTAAATACAACCAAAGTTAAATTGAAACCCAGACCCTGGACTCAGAGGTGGGAACGTAAGAATTTACAAGGtgttgaaaatataaatttacCCCAGAAGTTCTGGGATAAGGCAGCAAAGGTGGCCAAACCTTGGGAAAAATATGATTTAATGAAAACTTACAT GAAAACAATTCCAGAAGAAGAACAAACTGAAATATTCGATGATATTAAAAACCAGTtgcaaaaattggaaattacCAGAAAGAAGTTGAAGAGGGCACGTACTTTCGTTAGGCCTGTGAAACTAGCTTAG